The proteins below come from a single Chitinophaga pinensis DSM 2588 genomic window:
- a CDS encoding SGNH/GDSL hydrolase family protein, giving the protein MKKYLPILLAIFLLSSFREKELTWVAIGDSITYLNDHLDETGNRVSKGYLTRLNEILPNLKYINQGHNGWTSGGIAGNIDSLGLIKADVYSVFLGTNDWWQGRPVGKLDDYQHDNGNTTVYGSFRIIISKIRQLNPEAKIVLITPMQRNDFVYIADAKNNAFGSYQKKNGQTLEEFANAVLTIGRYEQIPVVDLYHHPLLTLRNMVKFKHLKNPKNGKYVNYKYPAFVNIPFNPENNEYPYPPAAVNLTYDGLHPSDKGNAIIASALADVFRQLGLSPHYGL; this is encoded by the coding sequence ATGAAAAAGTATCTACCAATATTACTTGCCATATTTCTACTGTCTTCATTCAGGGAGAAAGAATTAACCTGGGTAGCTATCGGCGATTCCATCACCTATCTGAATGATCATCTGGATGAAACGGGTAACAGGGTGTCTAAAGGATATTTAACCCGCCTGAATGAGATATTGCCCAATCTTAAATATATCAATCAGGGACATAACGGATGGACATCAGGTGGAATCGCAGGTAACATTGATAGTCTTGGTCTGATCAAAGCAGATGTATATTCTGTTTTTCTTGGCACCAACGACTGGTGGCAGGGCAGACCGGTAGGAAAGTTGGATGACTATCAGCATGACAATGGGAATACAACAGTTTATGGCTCCTTCCGGATCATTATCAGTAAGATCCGCCAACTGAATCCCGAGGCCAAGATTGTATTGATCACACCTATGCAGCGTAACGATTTTGTGTATATCGCAGATGCTAAAAATAATGCTTTCGGTTCCTACCAGAAGAAAAATGGGCAAACACTGGAAGAATTTGCAAATGCGGTTTTAACTATCGGACGCTATGAACAGATTCCGGTCGTCGACCTATATCATCATCCGCTGCTTACACTGAGAAACATGGTAAAGTTCAAACATCTGAAGAATCCCAAAAACGGTAAATATGTCAATTATAAATACCCGGCATTTGTAAACATACCCTTCAATCCTGAAAATAATGAATATCCCTATCCACCAGCAGCGGTAAACCTTACTTACGACGGATTACATCCATCAGATAAAGGAAATGCTATCATCGCCTCCGCGCTTGCGGATGTATTCAGGCAACTTGGTTTGTCTCCTCATTATGGTCTTTGA
- a CDS encoding phosphatidylinositol-specific phospholipase C/glycerophosphodiester phosphodiesterase family protein, with protein MDYLKLFGLTLILVIKLTVFPVAAQNLPLHHGYAHNDYHHKRPLYEALGNGYTYIEADIYLWRNQLIVAHVIPQLRLHKTLENLYLAPLLNCINGTDRRTTIPDAPITLMIDIKSGSERTYQALDALLGKYHEMLSEYRDGQMIQRQVTIVITGHKPVASIKTQRNRFVFIDQDLMQVQKDTLAANLYQTASCKYARMLKWTGRGDFPAEERRRLCDYVMQAHRYGKKVRLWASPENPVVWNALLDCGVDLINTDRLTDLKDFLNDRQVIANVLPGT; from the coding sequence ATGGATTATTTGAAGCTCTTCGGACTTACACTAATACTGGTGATAAAATTGACTGTCTTTCCTGTTGCCGCGCAGAATCTTCCGCTTCATCATGGTTATGCGCATAATGATTACCATCATAAACGACCTTTGTATGAAGCTCTTGGGAATGGCTATACCTATATCGAAGCAGATATTTACTTGTGGCGTAATCAACTGATCGTGGCGCACGTAATACCACAGCTTCGCCTGCATAAAACATTGGAGAATTTGTACCTAGCGCCACTACTCAATTGCATTAACGGAACTGATCGAAGAACTACCATCCCTGACGCTCCGATAACGCTCATGATTGATATCAAGTCGGGTAGTGAGCGTACCTATCAAGCCCTGGACGCATTATTGGGAAAATACCACGAAATGCTTTCAGAATATCGTGACGGACAAATGATCCAGCGTCAGGTTACCATCGTCATCACAGGACACAAGCCGGTTGCATCTATAAAAACACAGCGGAACCGTTTTGTTTTTATAGATCAGGACCTGATGCAGGTGCAAAAAGATACATTGGCTGCTAATCTTTACCAAACGGCCAGTTGCAAATACGCGCGTATGTTGAAATGGACAGGACGGGGTGATTTTCCTGCAGAGGAACGCCGTAGGCTTTGTGACTATGTGATGCAGGCACATCGTTATGGCAAAAAGGTACGCCTGTGGGCATCACCGGAAAACCCCGTGGTATGGAATGCGCTATTGGACTGTGGCGTAGATCTCATTAACACGGACCGGCTCACTGATCTAAAAGATTTTTTAAACGACCGCCAGGTGATTGCCAATGTACTCCCTGGAACTTAA
- a CDS encoding putative quinol monooxygenase: MKIYLTAVIKAKDIYKDEVSAVLQNMVAHTRKEEACELYSLHQGIEDKNLFTFYEIWKSKEGLDAHNRQPYIKAFVEMAAEKLQEPPLVLLTTLV; the protein is encoded by the coding sequence ATGAAAATTTATTTAACCGCTGTTATCAAAGCAAAAGATATATACAAAGACGAAGTAAGCGCAGTACTGCAGAACATGGTAGCGCACACCCGTAAAGAGGAAGCCTGCGAACTATACAGTCTGCATCAGGGGATAGAAGACAAGAACCTTTTTACTTTTTATGAGATATGGAAAAGTAAAGAAGGACTGGACGCACATAATCGACAGCCCTATATCAAAGCATTTGTTGAAATGGCGGCTGAAAAGTTACAGGAACCACCACTTGTCTTATTGACGACACTGGTGTAG
- a CDS encoding cyclase family protein: MPGGTEFTVADIQAVLKKQGISIRKGDVVLFNTGWLELIGKDNKQFLEVEPGIGMEAARWLADEEVVAFGGDTWASEVYPNPKSNEEFPVNQFMLAKRGIYNLELIDSRALVRDKVWEFLFVLGQPLYVGSTQVNINPVAIH; encoded by the coding sequence GTGCCTGGCGGTACTGAGTTTACGGTGGCTGATATCCAGGCTGTATTGAAGAAACAGGGGATAAGCATCCGCAAAGGGGATGTGGTATTGTTTAATACCGGCTGGCTGGAACTGATCGGAAAGGATAATAAACAGTTCCTGGAAGTAGAGCCAGGGATTGGTATGGAAGCTGCCAGATGGCTGGCAGATGAGGAAGTAGTTGCTTTTGGAGGGGATACCTGGGCGTCCGAAGTATATCCTAATCCGAAGAGTAATGAAGAGTTTCCTGTCAATCAGTTTATGCTTGCAAAACGTGGGATCTATAATCTGGAATTGATAGACAGCCGCGCGCTGGTAAGAGATAAAGTATGGGAGTTCCTGTTCGTACTCGGACAACCGTTATATGTAGGATCTACACAGGTCAATATCAATCCTGTAGCGATCCATTAA